GGAAAAGGCGATTAGCCAATTAGCAAAATGGGATAAAAAATCAACGGCAGCTTATAAGATATCGATTAATGTTTCGGCTAAGCAACTGATTGAAAAAAGCTTTATTAAAGAATTTCAAACAATTATTGGGAAGTATCATGTAAACCCACATCAAATAGAAATCGAAATTACAGAGAGTATTCAATTAGAACAAAACACAGAGATTATTAACGTGTTAAAAATACTTCAGGAGTTTGGCGTTCAAATCGCAATTGATGATTTTGGAACCGGATATTCTTCGCTGTTTTATTTGAAAAATGTTCCGATGGATCGACTGAAAATAGCTAAAGAGCTGATTGACAATATTGATATCAATGCGTTTGATCGCACCATTGTGGCTTCAGTTGTGCGATTGGCAAAGATTAAAAATATAAAAGTCATTGCGGAAGGTGTAGAAACAAAAACGCAAAAAGATGTGATTCAAGAATTAGGGTGTGATGAGATTCAAGGATACTATTTTGAAAAACCATTACCACACGATCAAATTCTAAAACAATACATACATGAGTAAATTTACGGAGGAAAATATGGAGAGAGAATCATTAAGTAAAAAGCAAATTATGGAACTTATTTTATTTTTTGGTATCGTGCTTGTAGCTGTCTTAAATATTGAGATTGTGCTACAAATAGGAGGATACATTGTTAGGATTTTCTATCCGTTTACCCTAGGAGCGGCCATCGCTTTTGTGCTCCACGTGCCAATGCGCTTTTTTGAAAAAAAATTATTGAGTCGCTGGATTAAATCCATTAAAGTGCAACGAATCATTAGCTGTTTGATGACCCTTATTTTATTGACAGGTATCATTTTTGCTATTATCATTCTTGTCATACCGGAAATGGTGGAAGCGGTTAATACATTAATATCCAGGGCACCCGCTCAATTTAGACGTTTACAAGCATGGATTGAGCCTTATTTTCATTATGTGCCCCTATTGGAAGAATGGGTTAATGCAAACTTAAGTAATATCAATTGGCAAGAGATGCTAAAAAATAGTTTGGAGTTTTTGTCTTATGGAGCCGGCAGTATTTTTAACTCAACAGTGGGAATTATTTCAAGTGTTGCAGCAAGAACTTTAAGTATTTTTATCGGAGTGGTTTTTGCGATTTATGTACTTTTTGAACAAGAAAATCTCAAACGACAAGGCAAGAAAATTGTGTATGGTTTTTTCAAAGAAGACAAAGCCGATGAAATCGTTCATGTGATGGAGGTATCTAGTCGAACGTTTTCTAATTTTATTTCGGGTCAGGTACTTGAAGCTATTATTTTAGGAACTCTTTTTTGGATAACACTTAGCGTGTTTAAATTTCCCTACGCATTATTGATTGGTGTTTTAATATCTGTAACGGCGTTAATCCCAATTGTAGGAGCTTTTATTGGATGCGCTATCGGAGCTTTTTTAATGGTGGTTATCGATCCGATGTTAGCATTGTGGTTTTTGATTGTCTTTATCATCTTGCAACAGATTGAAGGTAATCTTATTTATCCATTTGTGGTAGGCAATAAAATAGGGATTCCTTCGATGTGGGTGTTAATGGCGGTAACTATCGGAGGTAGTCTTATGGGAATTACGGGAATACTCATTTTTATTCCGTTATTTTCAGTTGTATATACTTTGCTAAAAGAAAAATCAAATAAACGATTAAAACTAAAAAAAGTCAGTCGTGAAAAATGGGCGAAATAGAGAGGAAATACTGTGAATACTACATTAAACTATACAAAAGAAATACTAAAAAACATCATTAATATCCCAAGTCCAAGCGGATATTGTCAAGAGGTCCTTGAATATATTTTTGAACAGGCAAAGGGACTAGGATTTGATTGCTCGATGACGGCAAAAGGTAATGGCATTATTCATATTCCATGTCATCCAGATAATAATAAGAATAAAAAAGGTGTGCTGTTAACAGCGCATGTAGATACATTAGGGGCCATGGTGCGCAGTATAAAGCCGGACGGAAAAATTCGCATGACGAGTGTGGGCGGTTTTATGATGCAATCGGTTGAAGGAGAATATTGCACAATTCATATGCGCAATAAAAAAACTGTTACAGGAACTATACTTAGTACGAAACCTTCAGTGCATGTCTATCAAGATGCTAGGTCCATGGAACGAAAAGAAGAATGTATGGAGATACGCTTAGATGAAGCGGTCACGACAAAAGAAGAGGTAGAAGCGCTAGGAATTACAGTTGGAGATTACATTAGCTTTGATCCAAGATATTCAGAATCTAAGAGTGGCTATATTAAGTCGCGACATCTTGATGATAAAGCAGGGGTTGCCATTTTGTTAGGATTAATGCATTATTTACATCAACATAATG
This sequence is a window from Vallitaleaceae bacterium 9-2. Protein-coding genes within it:
- a CDS encoding AI-2E family transporter, with protein sequence MERESLSKKQIMELILFFGIVLVAVLNIEIVLQIGGYIVRIFYPFTLGAAIAFVLHVPMRFFEKKLLSRWIKSIKVQRIISCLMTLILLTGIIFAIIILVIPEMVEAVNTLISRAPAQFRRLQAWIEPYFHYVPLLEEWVNANLSNINWQEMLKNSLEFLSYGAGSIFNSTVGIISSVAARTLSIFIGVVFAIYVLFEQENLKRQGKKIVYGFFKEDKADEIVHVMEVSSRTFSNFISGQVLEAIILGTLFWITLSVFKFPYALLIGVLISVTALIPIVGAFIGCAIGAFLMVVIDPMLALWFLIVFIILQQIEGNLIYPFVVGNKIGIPSMWVLMAVTIGGSLMGITGILIFIPLFSVVYTLLKEKSNKRLKLKKVSREKWAK
- a CDS encoding M42 family metallopeptidase codes for the protein MNTTLNYTKEILKNIINIPSPSGYCQEVLEYIFEQAKGLGFDCSMTAKGNGIIHIPCHPDNNKNKKGVLLTAHVDTLGAMVRSIKPDGKIRMTSVGGFMMQSVEGEYCTIHMRNKKTVTGTILSTKPSVHVYQDARSMERKEECMEIRLDEAVTTKEEVEALGITVGDYISFDPRYSESKSGYIKSRHLDDKAGVAILLGLMHYLHQHNVQLYRDVTIMLSTYEEVGHGSSYIPKDIDTLLAIDMGAIGDDLSCTEKDVSICVKDGRGPYDYGMVNQLIEVAKTNNLSYALDVYPYYSSDASAALAGGHDIKAALIGPGVHASHTMERTHEEGLQNTVQLLIEWLSLQ